Proteins co-encoded in one Flavobacteriaceae bacterium MAR_2009_75 genomic window:
- a CDS encoding 3-isopropylmalate/(R)-2-methylmalate dehydratase large subunit, which yields MSAKKTLFDKVWDSHVVHQIENGPDVLFIDRHMVHEVTSPVAFLGLKNRSIPVLHPEKTFATADHNTPTINQHLPVADPLSANQLKMLEENANEHGISYWGLGHEKNGIVHVVGPEYGITVPGATIVCGDSHTSTHGAFGAIAFGIGTSEVEMVLATQCIMQPKPKRMRINITGDLQFGVTPKDVALFIISQLTTSGATGYFVEYAGDVFKNMTMEGRMTVCNLSIEMGARGGMIAPDETTFDYIKGREFTPKGEAWDTAMEYWETLYTDDDAIFDKELSFDGSLIEPMITYGTNPGMGMGISNDIPTFDEAQGGATTYKKSLQYMKFGEGDKMIGKPIDFVFLGSCTNGRIEDFRAFTSVIKGRKKADNVTAWLVPGSHKVEAAIKEEGLLDILTEAGFALREPGCSACLAMNDDKVPPGKLAVSTSNRNFEGRQGPGSRTLLASPLVAAAAAVTGKVTDPRELMQEEVAG from the coding sequence ATGAGTGCAAAGAAGACATTGTTCGATAAAGTGTGGGACTCGCATGTGGTCCACCAAATAGAAAACGGACCAGACGTACTGTTTATAGACCGTCACATGGTTCATGAAGTAACTAGCCCCGTGGCTTTTTTAGGTTTAAAAAATAGGAGTATTCCAGTATTACACCCTGAAAAAACCTTTGCTACGGCAGACCATAACACCCCTACCATCAACCAACATTTGCCAGTGGCCGACCCATTATCTGCCAACCAGCTTAAAATGTTGGAAGAAAATGCCAATGAGCATGGTATTTCTTACTGGGGCCTTGGTCATGAAAAAAATGGTATTGTACACGTTGTCGGGCCTGAATATGGTATTACCGTGCCAGGTGCGACCATCGTTTGTGGTGATTCGCATACCTCTACCCATGGTGCTTTTGGTGCCATTGCTTTCGGCATCGGTACCTCTGAAGTTGAAATGGTATTGGCGACTCAATGCATTATGCAGCCCAAACCAAAAAGAATGCGCATCAATATTACAGGTGACCTTCAATTCGGGGTTACGCCAAAAGATGTCGCACTTTTCATTATATCTCAATTAACAACTTCTGGTGCCACCGGCTATTTTGTAGAATATGCAGGTGATGTGTTCAAGAATATGACGATGGAGGGTCGTATGACCGTTTGTAACCTTAGTATCGAAATGGGCGCTCGTGGTGGTATGATCGCTCCCGATGAAACCACTTTTGATTACATAAAAGGTCGTGAGTTTACCCCTAAGGGCGAGGCTTGGGATACAGCTATGGAATATTGGGAAACCCTTTATACCGATGATGATGCCATTTTTGATAAGGAATTATCATTTGATGGTTCATTGATAGAACCAATGATTACTTACGGTACCAACCCTGGTATGGGTATGGGTATCAGCAACGACATTCCTACTTTTGATGAGGCCCAAGGTGGTGCCACAACTTATAAAAAGTCTTTGCAGTACATGAAATTCGGCGAAGGCGACAAGATGATCGGTAAGCCTATTGATTTTGTTTTCTTGGGAAGTTGTACGAATGGAAGAATTGAAGATTTTAGAGCTTTTACTTCTGTTATCAAGGGAAGAAAAAAAGCGGATAATGTAACGGCTTGGTTAGTACCCGGAAGCCACAAAGTAGAAGCTGCAATCAAAGAAGAAGGCCTGTTGGATATTTTGACCGAAGCCGGCTTTGCGCTTCGTGAGCCCGGTTGTTCCGCTTGTTTGGCTATGAACGACGATAAAGTGCCCCCGGGAAAATTGGCCGTAAGTACATCGAACAGAAACTTTGAAGGGCGACAAGGCCCAGGCTCTAGAACCCTTCTCGCCAGTCCGTTAGTAGCGGCAGCAGCAGCGGTTACCGGTAAGGTTACCGACCCTAGAGAACTAATGCAAGAAGAAGTTGCAGGCTAA
- a CDS encoding 3-isopropylmalate dehydrogenase, with translation MKLNIALLAGDGIGPEVIDQAVKVSDAIAKKYNHQISWKPALTGAAAIDAVGEPYPDDTHEVCANADAVLFGAIGHPRFDNDPSAKVRPEQGLLKMRQKLGLFANVRPTFTFPSLIDKSPLKRDRIEGTDLIILRELTGGVYFGKRGREDNGNTAYDTMTYTRAEIQRLAKKGFEMAMARSKKLCCVDKANVLESSRLWRETVQAMEKDYPEVEVSYEFVDAVAMRLVQWPKAYDVIITENLFGDILTDEASVISGSMGLMPSASVGEKTKLYEPIHGSYPQAAGKDIANPLATVLSAAMLFEDFGLQQEADDIRRVVNKSLAEGVVTEDLSEGGKSYKTSEVGNWLAENL, from the coding sequence ATGAAATTAAACATAGCCTTATTGGCCGGAGACGGAATCGGACCGGAAGTAATCGATCAAGCCGTAAAAGTATCTGATGCCATTGCGAAGAAATATAATCACCAAATTAGTTGGAAACCGGCATTAACAGGCGCTGCTGCCATTGACGCTGTTGGAGAACCGTACCCAGACGATACCCATGAAGTTTGTGCCAATGCCGATGCCGTTCTTTTCGGTGCAATCGGGCATCCGCGTTTTGATAATGATCCTTCGGCTAAAGTTCGCCCTGAGCAAGGTTTATTGAAAATGCGTCAAAAGTTAGGTTTGTTCGCTAACGTAAGACCCACTTTTACCTTTCCTTCTTTAATCGACAAATCTCCATTAAAAAGAGATAGAATCGAAGGAACTGATTTAATAATTCTGAGAGAATTGACCGGTGGTGTCTATTTTGGCAAAAGAGGAAGAGAAGACAACGGTAATACGGCTTACGATACGATGACCTATACTCGAGCCGAAATTCAGCGATTGGCGAAAAAAGGTTTTGAAATGGCCATGGCCCGTTCAAAAAAACTGTGCTGCGTAGACAAAGCCAATGTATTGGAATCTTCTCGTCTGTGGAGAGAAACCGTTCAAGCTATGGAGAAAGATTACCCGGAGGTAGAAGTTTCTTATGAATTTGTAGATGCTGTTGCCATGCGTTTGGTACAATGGCCAAAGGCATATGACGTAATTATTACAGAAAACCTGTTCGGAGACATCTTAACCGATGAGGCTTCTGTTATTTCAGGCTCTATGGGGTTGATGCCTTCAGCTTCCGTGGGTGAAAAGACTAAACTTTATGAGCCGATTCATGGTTCGTATCCCCAGGCAGCTGGTAAAGATATTGCAAACCCATTAGCCACTGTATTATCTGCCGCCATGCTTTTCGAAGATTTTGGTTTACAGCAAGAAGCAGACGATATTCGCCGTGTGGTGAACAAATCTTTAGCCGAGGGCGTGGTTACCGAAGATCTTTCTGAGGGTGGCAAATCTTATAAAACAAGTGAAGTAGGTAATTGGTTGGCCGAAAATCTTTAG
- a CDS encoding ATP-dependent DNA helicase RecG — protein sequence MNANFMQTPIVYLKGVGPNRAETLQSELGIKIFQDLLNLYPNRYLDKTQYYKIGQLQRSNADVQIIGKIINIKTVEQKRGKRLVATFVDDTGDMELVWFRGQKWIRENLKLNTPYVIFGKCNWFNGKFSMPHPDMELLKEHQQGHKIVMQPIYPSTEKLSNKGITNRVISKMVQQLFLETNGRFAETLSDKLIYELKLLPKAESLFNIHFPKNQELLAKAQFRLKFEELFYIQLQLLTKKALRKQKIKGFPFNQVGKLFNEFYNDYLPFELTGAQKRVIKEIRADLGSNAQMNRLLQGDVGSGKTIVAVMTMLLAIDNGFQACLMAPTEILANQHYTGIRELLSNINVNCSLLTGSTKKSERNTIHESLENGTLNILIGTHALLEDKVQFQNLGLAIIDEQHRFGVGQRSKLWHKNDIPPHILVMTATPIPRTLAMSLYGDLDISVIDELPPGRKPIKTVHRFDSNRLKVFQFIRDEIKKGRQIYIVYPLIQESEALDYKDLMDGYESIARDFPLPEFQISIVHGQMKPADKDYEMDRFVRGETQIMVATTVIEVGVNVPNASVMIIESAERFGLSQLHQLRGRVGRGADQSFCVLMTGHKLSSEAKTRLQTMVQTNDGFEIAEVDLKLRGPGDLMGTQQSGVLNLKIADIVRDNDILKTARNYAIELLKEDAKLEKPENLVIRHTYIQLVKHKNIWNYIS from the coding sequence ATGAATGCCAATTTCATGCAAACGCCGATTGTATACCTGAAAGGTGTAGGCCCTAACCGTGCCGAAACCCTTCAGAGCGAGCTTGGTATCAAAATATTTCAAGATTTACTCAATCTTTATCCCAATCGGTATCTAGATAAGACACAGTACTACAAGATTGGACAATTGCAACGGAGTAATGCCGATGTTCAAATTATCGGTAAGATCATTAATATCAAAACGGTAGAGCAAAAAAGGGGGAAACGATTGGTAGCAACCTTTGTTGACGATACCGGAGATATGGAGCTTGTATGGTTCAGAGGTCAAAAATGGATTAGGGAAAACCTAAAGCTCAATACCCCATATGTAATTTTCGGCAAGTGCAACTGGTTTAATGGTAAGTTCTCTATGCCACACCCAGATATGGAACTGCTGAAAGAACATCAACAGGGTCACAAAATTGTGATGCAACCCATCTATCCCTCCACCGAAAAACTGAGCAATAAGGGTATTACCAATAGGGTAATCAGTAAAATGGTTCAACAATTATTCCTAGAAACCAATGGAAGATTCGCCGAAACGCTATCCGACAAGCTGATTTATGAACTGAAACTTTTACCAAAGGCTGAATCGCTTTTTAATATCCACTTTCCTAAAAATCAAGAATTGTTGGCAAAAGCCCAATTCAGATTAAAGTTTGAAGAGTTATTTTACATACAACTGCAACTACTTACTAAAAAGGCACTTCGAAAACAAAAAATAAAGGGGTTCCCTTTTAATCAAGTAGGCAAACTTTTTAATGAATTTTATAACGATTACCTTCCGTTTGAACTAACCGGAGCACAAAAAAGAGTTATCAAAGAGATCAGGGCGGATTTAGGCAGTAATGCCCAAATGAACCGTCTGTTACAAGGTGATGTGGGCTCTGGCAAGACTATAGTGGCGGTTATGACCATGCTATTGGCTATAGATAATGGTTTTCAAGCTTGTTTAATGGCTCCCACAGAAATATTGGCCAATCAACATTATACAGGTATTAGAGAATTGCTTTCTAACATCAACGTAAATTGTTCGTTACTGACAGGTTCCACAAAAAAATCGGAGCGAAACACCATTCATGAATCACTAGAAAATGGAACGTTGAACATCCTAATCGGCACTCATGCTCTTTTGGAAGACAAGGTGCAATTTCAAAATTTGGGCTTAGCCATTATTGATGAGCAGCATCGCTTTGGGGTTGGTCAACGTTCGAAATTATGGCACAAAAACGACATACCGCCACATATTCTTGTGATGACCGCAACCCCAATACCGCGTACGCTAGCCATGAGCCTTTATGGCGATTTAGATATTTCTGTTATCGATGAACTTCCTCCTGGGCGAAAACCTATTAAAACCGTTCACCGATTCGATTCAAACCGACTAAAGGTTTTTCAGTTTATTCGAGATGAAATTAAAAAAGGCCGACAGATTTATATTGTTTATCCGCTGATACAGGAATCCGAGGCTTTGGATTATAAAGATTTAATGGATGGTTATGAAAGTATTGCTCGGGACTTTCCGCTTCCCGAATTTCAGATATCCATTGTGCACGGTCAAATGAAACCTGCTGACAAAGATTATGAAATGGACCGCTTTGTACGTGGAGAAACTCAAATTATGGTCGCTACCACAGTTATTGAAGTCGGCGTAAACGTACCTAACGCATCGGTAATGATCATTGAAAGTGCCGAACGTTTCGGTCTGTCTCAGCTGCATCAGTTGCGCGGACGTGTTGGTCGCGGTGCTGATCAGAGCTTTTGTGTACTAATGACCGGCCATAAACTATCCTCGGAGGCAAAAACCCGTTTACAAACCATGGTTCAGACCAATGACGGCTTTGAAATTGCCGAAGTTGATCTTAAACTACGCGGACCGGGAGATCTTATGGGCACCCAACAAAGCGGCGTGCTCAACTTGAAGATTGCCGACATTGTTAGAGATAACGACATTTTGAAAACCGCTAGAAATTATGCCATTGAGTTGCTAAAAGAGGACGCAAAGCTAGAAAAGCCCGAAAATTTGGTCATCAGGCATACCTATATTCAACTTGTAAAACACAAGAATATCTGGAATTATATTAGTTGA
- a CDS encoding RimJ/RimL family protein N-acetyltransferase, giving the protein MSLHSTLETERLYLRPTEEIDAELIFQLMNTPKFLEFVGDRGISSIKVAKRYIVENMLPQLKNLGYSSYTLITKLENQKIGTCGLYNREGLDGIDIGFGLLPAYEGMGYGYEASRSVLNAAFEIFEIDIISAITSKDNIGSQCLLKKLGLHKIGITKLPQKEEELYLYQIKR; this is encoded by the coding sequence ATGAGCTTGCATTCCACACTAGAAACTGAAAGGCTTTATCTGCGGCCGACGGAAGAAATAGATGCTGAATTGATATTTCAATTAATGAACACACCTAAATTTTTAGAATTTGTGGGTGATAGAGGTATCAGTTCCATTAAAGTAGCAAAGCGATATATTGTGGAAAACATGCTGCCCCAATTAAAAAACTTGGGCTATTCGAGCTATACATTAATTACCAAATTAGAAAATCAAAAAATTGGCACCTGTGGCCTGTATAACAGAGAAGGCTTGGACGGCATAGATATTGGCTTTGGTCTTTTGCCAGCTTATGAGGGTATGGGCTATGGTTACGAGGCATCACGCTCTGTATTGAATGCGGCTTTTGAAATTTTTGAAATAGATATTATCAGTGCTATTACTTCGAAAGACAATATTGGTTCACAATGCCTTTTAAAAAAATTAGGGTTACACAAAATTGGTATAACTAAGTTACCTCAGAAAGAAGAAGAATTGTACTTATACCAAATAAAAAGATAA
- a CDS encoding 3-isopropylmalate/(R)-2-methylmalate dehydratase small subunit, which produces MAYDKFTKLTSTAVPLPIENVDTDQIIPARFLKATERKGFGDNLFRDWRYNQDNTPKKDFILNNPIYSGQILVGGKNFGSGSSREHAAWAVYDYGFRCVISSFFADIFRGNCLNIGVLPVQVSADFLQKIFTEIEKDPKAEFEVNLPEQKVTILATGESEGFDINTYKKDNMTNGFDDIDYLLNIKEDIKTFAQKRPF; this is translated from the coding sequence ATGGCATACGATAAATTCACAAAATTAACTTCAACGGCAGTCCCGCTTCCTATAGAGAATGTCGATACAGATCAAATCATACCTGCTCGTTTTTTAAAAGCGACAGAAAGAAAGGGCTTTGGCGATAATCTTTTCCGCGATTGGCGTTACAATCAAGACAATACACCAAAGAAAGATTTCATTTTGAACAATCCGATCTACAGTGGTCAAATTTTGGTGGGCGGCAAAAATTTTGGTTCCGGTTCTTCTCGCGAGCACGCTGCTTGGGCTGTGTACGATTATGGTTTCCGTTGTGTTATTTCAAGCTTTTTCGCCGATATATTTAGAGGTAATTGCCTGAACATTGGGGTTTTACCCGTTCAGGTAAGCGCAGATTTTCTTCAGAAAATTTTTACTGAAATTGAAAAAGACCCTAAAGCGGAATTCGAAGTGAATCTTCCTGAGCAAAAAGTGACCATTTTGGCCACTGGCGAAAGCGAAGGGTTTGATATCAACACCTACAAAAAAGACAACATGACCAACGGCTTCGATGATATCGATTATCTTTTGAACATCAAAGAAGACATCAAAACTTTCGCTCAAAAAAGACCGTTTTAA
- a CDS encoding aminopeptidase N: MRNVFLLIFSSIFLLSYGQHQDKVDFLRADIEVELFPENEKVVGSINYEFMVLQDVDSVFLDAHNMVFEKVEIDNNKIIYNNSNRYITVHGKFLKGVNYQLSLSYSCQPEQTVYFLGWNDAIENNEQIWTQGQGKYTSHWLPSFDDMQEKVEFDMNITAHKDYKVVGNGLFKQKMKTSENKVRWSFDMQKPMSSYLLAFVVGNYSEQKLISKSGVPIINYYYPQDTLKAEPTYRYTKQIFDLFEEEIGVSYPWQNYKQIPVRDFLYAGMENTGTTIYSDGYVIDSTAFIDKNYVNINAHEMAHQWFGNLVTEKDGHHHWLHEGFATYYAYIAEKEIFGEEHFYWHLYKTLLDLKQAENRGEGQSVLNPKASSLTFYEKGAWALFALREHLGDAEFKAGIKNYLAKHAFKNVTVTDFLHEMKKASGKNLSEYKKRWLESSSIDTSKAYELLADKSKSLKILFDLQGKIKNGEITTEDYKWYWQNSNSTYLKRHLLEAYFNELPKKIIKEVFTSSDTKLRQVLSEKVEEIPLELKSDFESLLNDDSYITIENTLVKLWSAYPNERKKYLDATKNMVGLPNMNIRLLWLTLAIFTHDFEVEKTQEYFNELSGYTSASFSWEVRLKAFQYLTEAGFTDEALQNLILATEHHSWQFKKYARNLIESFLQNDEQKNRIHELYKELKLNDFRYMNIKLGIE; encoded by the coding sequence ATGAGAAACGTTTTTCTACTTATTTTTTCAAGTATTTTCTTGCTTTCATACGGTCAACATCAAGATAAGGTCGATTTTCTCCGTGCCGATATTGAAGTCGAATTATTTCCTGAAAACGAAAAGGTAGTTGGTAGTATCAATTATGAGTTTATGGTACTTCAAGATGTAGATTCCGTTTTTCTCGATGCCCATAATATGGTATTTGAAAAAGTGGAAATTGATAATAACAAGATAATATACAACAATAGCAATAGATATATTACCGTACATGGAAAGTTTCTAAAAGGAGTGAACTATCAACTTTCATTAAGCTATTCTTGCCAGCCCGAACAAACCGTCTATTTCTTAGGATGGAATGATGCCATCGAAAATAATGAACAAATTTGGACCCAAGGTCAGGGGAAGTATACCAGTCATTGGCTGCCGAGTTTTGATGACATGCAAGAAAAGGTGGAGTTTGATATGAACATTACCGCCCACAAAGACTACAAGGTGGTTGGTAATGGGTTATTTAAACAAAAAATGAAGACTTCAGAAAATAAAGTTCGCTGGTCGTTCGATATGCAAAAGCCCATGAGCAGTTATTTATTGGCATTTGTAGTAGGCAACTATAGCGAGCAAAAATTAATTTCAAAAAGCGGAGTGCCAATAATAAATTACTACTACCCTCAAGATACTTTAAAAGCAGAACCTACTTATCGGTATACAAAGCAGATTTTCGATTTGTTTGAAGAGGAAATCGGGGTTTCTTACCCGTGGCAAAATTATAAACAGATTCCCGTTCGGGACTTCCTGTATGCTGGAATGGAAAATACCGGTACCACCATTTACTCCGATGGCTATGTTATCGATTCTACAGCCTTTATAGATAAGAATTATGTGAATATTAATGCCCATGAAATGGCTCATCAGTGGTTCGGGAATCTTGTTACCGAAAAAGATGGGCACCATCATTGGCTTCATGAAGGCTTCGCCACTTATTATGCGTATATAGCAGAAAAAGAAATTTTCGGGGAGGAGCATTTTTATTGGCACCTCTACAAAACCTTACTGGATTTAAAGCAAGCTGAGAATAGGGGAGAAGGACAAAGTGTATTAAACCCAAAAGCAAGTAGTCTTACATTTTATGAAAAAGGCGCTTGGGCCCTTTTTGCCTTGCGTGAACATCTAGGTGATGCCGAATTTAAGGCAGGTATAAAAAATTACTTGGCCAAACATGCCTTTAAAAATGTAACTGTCACAGACTTTTTACATGAGATGAAAAAGGCCAGTGGCAAAAATTTATCAGAATATAAGAAGCGATGGTTAGAGAGTTCTTCAATCGATACATCAAAAGCATATGAACTTCTAGCTGACAAATCGAAATCACTTAAAATTTTGTTCGATTTACAGGGCAAAATAAAAAATGGTGAAATAACTACGGAAGATTACAAATGGTATTGGCAAAACAGTAATTCTACCTATTTAAAGAGACACCTTTTAGAAGCCTATTTTAATGAATTACCTAAAAAAATAATAAAAGAGGTGTTTACTTCCTCAGATACAAAACTAAGGCAAGTTTTATCAGAAAAAGTTGAGGAGATTCCTTTAGAACTTAAATCCGATTTTGAATCGCTCTTGAATGATGATAGTTATATAACCATTGAAAATACATTGGTCAAACTTTGGTCAGCATACCCTAACGAGCGTAAGAAATATTTAGATGCGACCAAGAATATGGTGGGGCTGCCGAATATGAACATACGGTTGTTATGGCTGACCCTAGCCATTTTCACACATGATTTTGAGGTTGAAAAAACCCAAGAATATTTCAATGAACTTAGTGGGTATACTTCTGCCTCATTTTCGTGGGAGGTTCGATTAAAGGCTTTTCAGTATCTCACAGAAGCTGGTTTTACCGATGAAGCTCTTCAAAATCTTATTCTGGCAACAGAACACCACAGTTGGCAATTCAAAAAATACGCCCGTAATTTGATAGAAAGCTTTTTACAGAATGACGAACAAAAAAATCGGATACACGAACTTTACAAAGAACTAAAACTTAATGATTTTCGTTATATGAATATTAAATTAGGCATAGAATGA
- a CDS encoding D-citramalate synthase yields MKRHLEIMDTTLRDGEQTSGVSFTASEKLTLAKLLLDELEVDRIEVASARVSEGELEAVQQITKWAAEQNYLDRVEVLTFVDGGISLEWMEKAGAKSQNLLTKGSMNHLKHQLRKTPQQHFKEIADIFSKATEKGFINNIYLEDWSNGMRNSKEYVFEFLQFLSTQPIKRVLLPDTLGILTYSETREYIKEIVERFPDLHFDFHGHNDYDLGVANIMEAVQAGCHGLHLTVNGMGERAGNAPMASAIAVINDFLPEVKINVDEKALYRVSKLVSAFTGFGIPANKPIVGDNVFTQTAGIHADGDSKNNLYFSDLMPERFGRKRKYALGKMSGKANIQKNLQELGLTLNDEELKKVTARIIELGDKKEKVTKEDLPYIISDVLDTDYQQKVFVKSYVLTHSKGLRPSTTLLLEIDGKTYEENASGDGQYDAFMNALHKIYTTRKMQLPKLVDYAVRIPPGSNSDALCETIITWNAEGKEFTSRGLDSDQTVSAIKATEKMLNII; encoded by the coding sequence ATGAAGAGACACTTGGAAATTATGGACACTACGCTGCGCGATGGCGAGCAGACATCTGGTGTATCATTTACCGCCTCCGAAAAACTCACCTTGGCCAAACTGTTGCTCGATGAGCTTGAAGTTGACCGAATTGAAGTAGCTTCGGCAAGAGTTTCTGAAGGGGAGCTCGAAGCTGTGCAACAAATTACCAAATGGGCAGCTGAACAGAACTATTTAGATCGAGTAGAAGTACTCACCTTTGTTGATGGTGGAATTTCTTTAGAGTGGATGGAAAAAGCTGGTGCAAAATCACAGAACCTGCTCACCAAAGGTTCCATGAACCATTTGAAGCATCAGCTAAGAAAAACACCGCAACAGCATTTTAAAGAGATTGCCGATATTTTCTCAAAAGCTACCGAGAAAGGTTTTATCAACAATATTTATTTGGAAGATTGGAGTAACGGAATGCGAAATTCTAAAGAGTATGTCTTTGAATTTCTACAATTCTTGTCTACCCAGCCTATAAAACGAGTACTGTTGCCCGACACTTTAGGCATTCTAACATATAGTGAGACGCGAGAGTATATCAAGGAAATTGTTGAACGTTTTCCTGACTTGCATTTCGATTTTCACGGGCATAACGATTATGATCTTGGAGTCGCCAATATAATGGAAGCTGTGCAAGCGGGTTGTCATGGTCTACACCTTACCGTGAACGGTATGGGCGAACGTGCAGGTAATGCCCCAATGGCCAGTGCCATTGCCGTAATCAATGACTTTTTGCCAGAGGTAAAAATCAATGTTGACGAAAAAGCATTGTACAGAGTAAGTAAGCTGGTATCGGCATTCACGGGCTTCGGTATACCTGCGAACAAACCTATTGTGGGCGATAATGTTTTTACACAAACTGCCGGCATACATGCTGATGGCGACAGTAAGAACAATCTTTACTTTAGTGATTTAATGCCTGAGCGTTTTGGTAGAAAACGAAAGTATGCCTTAGGAAAAATGTCAGGTAAGGCCAATATTCAAAAAAATCTTCAAGAGCTTGGGCTGACCTTAAATGATGAAGAACTTAAAAAAGTTACCGCTCGAATTATCGAGTTGGGTGATAAAAAGGAAAAGGTAACCAAAGAAGATTTACCATATATTATTTCCGATGTTCTTGATACCGATTACCAACAAAAGGTTTTCGTAAAGTCGTATGTGCTTACCCATTCTAAAGGACTACGCCCCTCTACTACCCTGCTGTTAGAAATCGATGGTAAAACGTATGAAGAGAATGCCTCTGGAGACGGGCAATATGATGCTTTTATGAATGCCCTACACAAAATCTATACTACTCGAAAAATGCAACTTCCCAAATTAGTGGATTATGCAGTTCGAATACCACCTGGCAGCAATTCTGATGCCTTGTGTGAAACCATAATCACATGGAATGCCGAAGGAAAAGAATTTACATCTCGTGGCTTAGATTCTGACCAGACTGTTTCGGCTATCAAAGCCACTGAAAAAATGCTGAATATAATTTAA
- a CDS encoding putative patatin/cPLA2 family phospholipase: MRALVISGGGSKGAFAGGVAQYLMQELNHKYDLFLGTSTGSLLISHLALQKIDKIKEIYTSVNQDSIFSNCPFTIEKKYGVHSIGINHWNVLRNFYRGRKTFGESRNLLKLIQNTLTREEFEILKKGPMEIISTVSNLSLNQVEYKSINDYSYEDFCEWIWISCNYTPFMSLVRKNGCEYADGGLGNMVPIEEAVKRGAKEIDVIVLQTEVNHLNRLPSKNAFSLLTTMFEFMLDRIEMQNIKIGKFAANTNDAIINFYYTPTVLTTNSLVFDKEKMTAWWQSGYNFAKYKNNELNQIEPEKGEVL; the protein is encoded by the coding sequence ATGAGAGCGTTGGTTATTTCAGGAGGAGGTAGTAAAGGTGCTTTTGCAGGCGGTGTCGCTCAATACTTAATGCAAGAGCTGAATCATAAGTATGATTTATTTCTAGGTACCTCTACAGGTAGTTTGTTGATATCGCACCTGGCACTTCAGAAAATAGATAAAATAAAGGAAATTTATACCTCGGTCAATCAGGACAGTATTTTTAGTAACTGCCCATTCACCATAGAGAAGAAGTATGGTGTTCATAGTATAGGAATCAACCATTGGAACGTACTTCGAAATTTTTATCGAGGAAGAAAAACTTTTGGAGAGAGTCGAAACCTACTGAAACTCATTCAGAATACCTTGACTCGTGAAGAGTTTGAAATATTAAAGAAAGGCCCAATGGAAATTATTTCTACGGTCTCTAACCTTTCACTCAATCAAGTAGAATATAAATCTATCAACGATTATAGCTATGAAGATTTTTGTGAATGGATATGGATATCATGTAACTACACCCCATTTATGAGCTTGGTTCGTAAAAATGGATGTGAATACGCCGATGGCGGACTAGGAAACATGGTGCCTATTGAAGAAGCGGTCAAACGAGGTGCCAAAGAAATAGATGTAATAGTTCTACAAACAGAAGTAAATCATCTAAATAGACTACCGTCAAAGAATGCGTTTTCACTATTGACTACTATGTTCGAGTTCATGTTAGACCGTATCGAAATGCAGAATATTAAAATAGGTAAGTTCGCCGCCAATACGAATGATGCCATTATCAATTTTTATTATACACCCACCGTATTGACCACCAATTCACTGGTTTTTGATAAAGAAAAGATGACTGCTTGGTGGCAGAGTGGTTATAATTTCGCCAAATACAAGAACAACGAGCTCAATCAAATAGAACCAGAAAAGGGCGAAGTATTGTAG